One segment of Castanea sativa cultivar Marrone di Chiusa Pesio chromosome 3, ASM4071231v1 DNA contains the following:
- the LOC142629288 gene encoding pentatricopeptide repeat-containing protein At3g18970 isoform X1 — MSSLPRLICLSLLNLNKPKTARHLNQIHAQLITNSLKSPPLFAKLIDQYCAVSLSSHAHLVFKHFGQSNLFLLNTLIRCTQPKNSLLGFAHWFSKGDLVFDDFTYIFIFGACARASSLAATLWEGREIHGQVLKHGVMSNILVQTTMIHFYANNKDVFSARRVFDEMVVRSNVTWNAMITGYCTQRGRTKEYARDALVLFQDMLTGVCGVKPTNTTMVCVLSMASQLGVLESGACVHGYIEKTVCVPENDVFIGTGLVDMYAKCGCLESALSVFWQMNERNLLTWTAMSTGLAIHGRANEALELLDSMGASGIKPNVVTFTSLLSACCHVGLVEEGLHLFDKMRNKFGVLPVMQHYGCMVDLLGRAGHLKEAYEFIMGMQIEPDAIIWRSLLSSCKVHGDVIMGEKVGKLLLQLQPEKSDANLTVRSEDFVALSNVYATAERWGEVEIVRKEMKVKGIDNKPGCSSVQSMNNYDLDAW; from the coding sequence ATGTCCTCCCTTCCAAGACTAATTTGTCTCTCCCTCTTGAACctaaacaaacccaaaaccGCACGCCACCTCAACCAAATCCATGCCCAGTTGATTACCAACAGCCTCAAGTCACCTCCTCTTTTTGCCAAACTTATTGACCAATACTGTGCTGTTTCATTATCCTCTCATGCTCATTTAGTATTCAAACACTTTGGGCAGTCAAACCTATTCCTCTTAAACACTTTGATACGCTGTACTCAGCCTAAAAACTCACTTCTTGGTTTTGCCCATTGGTTTTCAAAGGGAGACTTAGTTTTCGATGattttacttatattttcatttttggagCTTGTGCTAGGGCTTCATCATTAGCAGCAACATTGTGGGAAGGGAGAGAAATACATGGACAAGTTTTGAAACATGGCGTTATGTCAAATATTTTGGTGCAAACCACAATGATACATTTTTATGCTAATAATAAGGATGTTTTTTCAGCACGAAGAGTGTTTGATGAAATGGTTGTGAGAAGTAATGTTACATGGAATGCAATGATTACTGGTTATTGTACACAAAGAGGAAGGACTAAGGAATATGCCCGTGATGCATTGGTGTTGTTTCAAGACATGTTGACTGGTGTTTGTGGAGTGAAACCGACCAATACTACAATGGTTTGTGTTCTTTCTATGGCTTCTCAATTAGGTGTGTTAGAATCTGGGGCTTGTGTTCATGGCTATATAGAGAAGACAGTTTGTGTTCCTGAGAATGATGTTTTTATTGGTACTGGTTTAGTTGATATGTATGCAAAATGTGGGTGCCTTGAGAGTGCTTTATCTGTTTTTTGGCAAATGAATGAGAGAAATCTGTTGACTTGGACAGCAATGTCGACTGGACTAGCTATCCACGGGAGAGCAAATGAAGCTTTGGAACTTTTGGATTCAATGGGGGCTTCTGGCATTAAACCCAATGTAGTTACTTTTACAAGCTTGTTATCAGCTTGTTGCCATGTAGGGCTTGTTGAAGAAGGTCTACATTTGTTTGATAAGATGAGGAATAAATTTGGTGTCTTGCCTGTGATGCAACATTATGGCTGCATGGTTGATCTTCTTGGTCGTGCTGGGCACTTGAAAGAAGCATATGAGTTTATAATGGGGATGCAAATTGAACCAGATGCCATAATATGGAGGAGTTTGCTAAGTTCTTGTAAAGTTCATGGGGATGTCATAATGGGTGAGAAGGTGGGGAAGCTTCTCCTCCAGCTACAGCCTGAGAAGAGTGATGCAAATTTGACTGTTAGGAGTGAAGACTTTGTAGCTTTGTCAAATGTTTATGCTACAGCAGAACGGTGGGGTGAAGTGGAGATTGTGAGAAAGGAGATGAAGGTTAAGGGGATAGATAACAAACCTGGTTGTAGTTCAGTACAATCCATGAACAATTATGATTTAGATGCATGGTAG
- the LOC142629288 gene encoding pentatricopeptide repeat-containing protein At3g18970 isoform X2 — protein sequence MVRTKWVENKNTGYYSRARRVFDEMVVRSNVTWNAMITGYCTQRGRTKEYARDALVLFQDMLTGVCGVKPTNTTMVCVLSMASQLGVLESGACVHGYIEKTVCVPENDVFIGTGLVDMYAKCGCLESALSVFWQMNERNLLTWTAMSTGLAIHGRANEALELLDSMGASGIKPNVVTFTSLLSACCHVGLVEEGLHLFDKMRNKFGVLPVMQHYGCMVDLLGRAGHLKEAYEFIMGMQIEPDAIIWRSLLSSCKVHGDVIMGEKVGKLLLQLQPEKSDANLTVRSEDFVALSNVYATAERWGEVEIVRKEMKVKGIDNKPGCSSVQSMNNYDLDAW from the exons ATGGTTCGCACAAAGTGGgtggaaaacaaaaatacaGGATACTATTCCAGAG CACGAAGAGTGTTTGATGAAATGGTTGTGAGAAGTAATGTTACATGGAATGCAATGATTACTGGTTATTGTACACAAAGAGGAAGGACTAAGGAATATGCCCGTGATGCATTGGTGTTGTTTCAAGACATGTTGACTGGTGTTTGTGGAGTGAAACCGACCAATACTACAATGGTTTGTGTTCTTTCTATGGCTTCTCAATTAGGTGTGTTAGAATCTGGGGCTTGTGTTCATGGCTATATAGAGAAGACAGTTTGTGTTCCTGAGAATGATGTTTTTATTGGTACTGGTTTAGTTGATATGTATGCAAAATGTGGGTGCCTTGAGAGTGCTTTATCTGTTTTTTGGCAAATGAATGAGAGAAATCTGTTGACTTGGACAGCAATGTCGACTGGACTAGCTATCCACGGGAGAGCAAATGAAGCTTTGGAACTTTTGGATTCAATGGGGGCTTCTGGCATTAAACCCAATGTAGTTACTTTTACAAGCTTGTTATCAGCTTGTTGCCATGTAGGGCTTGTTGAAGAAGGTCTACATTTGTTTGATAAGATGAGGAATAAATTTGGTGTCTTGCCTGTGATGCAACATTATGGCTGCATGGTTGATCTTCTTGGTCGTGCTGGGCACTTGAAAGAAGCATATGAGTTTATAATGGGGATGCAAATTGAACCAGATGCCATAATATGGAGGAGTTTGCTAAGTTCTTGTAAAGTTCATGGGGATGTCATAATGGGTGAGAAGGTGGGGAAGCTTCTCCTCCAGCTACAGCCTGAGAAGAGTGATGCAAATTTGACTGTTAGGAGTGAAGACTTTGTAGCTTTGTCAAATGTTTATGCTACAGCAGAACGGTGGGGTGAAGTGGAGATTGTGAGAAAGGAGATGAAGGTTAAGGGGATAGATAACAAACCTGGTTGTAGTTCAGTACAATCCATGAACAATTATGATTTAGATGCATGGTAG